In one window of Rhizobium sp. ACO-34A DNA:
- a CDS encoding Crp/Fnr family transcriptional regulator, with protein MSNGDLSNDRQAVTFQYSKHGPKLSGAFLRSFPAGATIFEPDNDSSRILFIKSGWVISSKNLSNGTRIVTEFALGGDMLSSVSAALAQESVQAVSPVTGYEFVGQMTGKGSDVSSQLSLIIIIEMMKRQARMAERLANIGRRDALERTGHLLLELATRSGPSTRPGFDGFECPLKQSDIGDAVGLSTVHINRVLKDMRLNGLVSFRNGIVEFLNRKKLEEQIEFDASYLAGHMG; from the coding sequence ATGAGTAACGGTGATCTGTCGAACGACAGACAAGCGGTAACATTTCAGTACAGTAAACATGGGCCGAAACTCAGTGGAGCCTTTCTGCGCAGTTTTCCCGCCGGTGCCACCATCTTCGAACCCGACAATGACAGTTCGCGAATCCTGTTCATCAAGAGCGGGTGGGTAATCTCCAGCAAGAACCTGTCCAATGGCACACGGATCGTCACCGAGTTCGCTCTGGGCGGGGACATGCTCTCCTCGGTATCGGCCGCACTGGCACAGGAAAGCGTTCAGGCGGTCTCCCCCGTCACCGGCTATGAATTCGTCGGCCAGATGACCGGCAAGGGATCCGACGTCTCTTCGCAGCTGTCCCTCATCATCATCATCGAAATGATGAAGCGCCAGGCCCGGATGGCCGAGCGTCTTGCCAATATAGGCCGGCGCGATGCGCTTGAAAGAACCGGGCATCTTCTGCTTGAGCTTGCGACCCGCTCGGGACCGAGCACCAGACCCGGCTTCGATGGCTTTGAATGCCCGCTCAAACAATCGGATATCGGCGACGCCGTGGGCCTCTCGACGGTCCATATCAACCGCGTCCTCAAGGACATGAGACTGAACGGCCTCGTTTCCTTCAGGAACGGGATCGTCGAATTCCTGAACCGGAAGAAGCTCGAGGAACAGATAGAGTTCGACGCTTCCTATCTGGCAGGCCACATGGGCTAA